From a single Scomber japonicus isolate fScoJap1 chromosome 12, fScoJap1.pri, whole genome shotgun sequence genomic region:
- the LOC128369463 gene encoding histone H2B 3-like, translated as MPDPVKAPKKGSKKAVSKATKTGKKKRKTRKESYAIYVYKVLKQVHPDTGISSKAMGIMNSFVGDIFERIAGEASRLAHYNKRSTITSREIQTAVRLLLPGELAKHAVSEGTKAVTKYTSSK; from the coding sequence ATGCCCGATCCAGTCAAAGCACCCAAGAAAGGCTCCAAGAAGGCCGTGTCTAAGGCCACCAAGACCggcaagaagaagagaaagacaaggaaggagagCTATGCCATCTACGTGTACAAGGTGCTGAAGCAGGTCCACCCTGATACCGGTATCTCCTCCAAGGCCATGGGCATCATGAACTCCTTTGTTGGAGATATCTTTGAGCGTATTGCTGGTGAGGCTTCCCGCCTTGCTCACTACAACAAGCGCTCCACCATCACCTCCAGGGAGATCCAGACCGCCGTCCGTCTGCTGCTGCCCGGTGAGCTGGCTAAACACGCCGTGTCTGAGGGCACCAAGGCCGTCACCAAGTACACCAGCTCCAAGTAA
- the LOC128369465 gene encoding histone H2B 3-like, with translation MPDPVKAPKKGSKKAVSKATKTGKKKRKTRKESYAIYVYKVLKQVHPDTGISSKAMGIMNSFVGDIFERIAGEASRLAHYNKRSTITSREIQTAVRLLLPGELAKHAVSEGTKAVTKYTSSK, from the coding sequence ATGCCCGATCCAGTCAAAGCACCCAAGAAAGGCTCCAAGAAGGCCGTGTCTAAGGCCACCAAGACCggcaagaagaagagaaagacaaggaaggagagCTATGCCATCTACGTGTACAAGGTGCTGAAGCAGGTTCACCCTGATACCGGTATCTCCTCCAAGGCCATGGGCATCATGAACTCCTTTGTTGGTGACATCTTTGAGCGTATTGCTGGTGAGGCTTCCCGCCTTGCTCACTACAACAAGCGCTCCACCATCACCTCCAGGGAGATCCAGACCGCCGTCCGTCTGCTGCTGCCCGGTGAGCTGGCCAAACACGCCGTGTCTGAGGGCACCAAGGCCGTCACCAAGTACACCAGCTCCAAGTAA
- the LOC128369476 gene encoding histone H4, whose translation MSGRGKGGKGLGKGGAKRHRKVLRDNIQGITKPAIRRLARRGGVKRISGLIYEETRGVLKVFLENVIRDAVTYTEHAKRKTVTAMDVVYALKRQGRTLYGFGG comes from the coding sequence ATGAGTGGAAgaggcaagggaggaaagggactCGGTAAAGGAGGCGCCAAGCGTCACCGTAAAGTTCTCCGTGATAACATCCAGGGAATCACCAAACCTGCCATCCGCCGTCTGGCTCGCCGCGGTGGTGTCAAGCGTATCTCCGGTCTGATCTACGAGGAGACCCGCGGTGTGTTGAAGGTCTTCCTGGAGAATGTCATCCGTGATGCCGTCACCTACACCGAGCACGCCAAGAGAAAGACCGTGACCGCCATGGATGTGGTTTATGCTCTCAAGAGGCAGGGACGCACCCTGTACGGTTTCGGAGGTTAA